A stretch of DNA from Streptomyces gobiensis:
TGATGAGGACGTCACAACGTTCGACCGACGCCGCTAACGCTGTGACTGCGTCGCGGTCGGTGACGTCCAGCGGGTGGGGCTCCGCGCTGCCGCCCTGCGCCCGGATCTCTTTGGCCACTGCCTCGATCCGGTCGGTTCGACGGGCCGCGAGTACGACGTGATATCCCTCGGTGGCCAGCCTGTGGGAGGTTGCCGCGCCGATTCCGCTGCCCGCTCCGGTGACGACCGCCACGGGAGTGTGTTCCCCGCTCATGCAGTGCCCTGCCCGGTGAGCGCGGTGAAGCCGGGGGGCACCGTGCCGCTGTCCGCGGGGAAGACACCGAGCCAGGCGACGGCGCCCGGCTCGAGGGTGCACGCCAGCGCATCGGCTTCGGTGGTCCCGCTTTCCATCGCCCCGCTGAGGAACATGATCGGAGTGCCCCACTGCTGAGCTTGCGGCAGGCACGCGTCCGGGGTGAAGGTGCGTGGCTGTGCCGAGACGTTCTGCACAGCCAGCAAGCGAATGTCACCGTCGCTGCTCGCCCGGGTAACCGCACGCAGGCCCGCATCGATGTCTATCTGGGAGAACGTCGACCCATTGGCGAACGCGGCACGAGTGCGCGGATCATTGCGCACGCTGTTGAGGATGCGCTCGTACCCTTCCAGGTCGACGGAAGGGGCGCCTGCCACCGGCTTCGTGAAGTCGGGGGCGGCCAGATCCGCTGCCGTGTAGATCGCGGTGAGGAAGCCCGCCACGATCGGATGCACCGCTCCTGGAGTGCTGGAGAGCTCGGGCTGGAACAGACATGCCATGAAGAACGGGTGGTCGGTGATCTCCAGGGCCCGGGGCGCGTCGCCCTTGTCCCAACCGCTGAACCTGACGTCTCCCTGGGTTGCAGCGTCGAGGAACTCCTGGACCATGCCGTAGTCGCACTGGAGGATCTCTTCGATCTCGGTGCGTCCCCCGTACAGCTCGGACAGCCGGGACCCCTCACGGAGGAAGAGCGAGACTCGGTTGGTGTTGTCGGCGGTGCACGTGGGAGGAATGATCAGCTTCTCGATCGGGCCGAGATCGTTCCCCAGCTCGGCCGTCTCCGCCAGGTGCAGGACGTTCTGGGCGTACTCAAGAACGGCGCTGTAGAAGCCCCCGCATGTACCGAGGAGCGGCGTCTTGGCCTCCCGTGCGAAGCGAATGGCGCGATGCACTCCCTGAAGG
This window harbors:
- a CDS encoding glutamine amidotransferase-related protein, with the translated sequence MSTARRPLLALVGDQYNHEEPAHPRIEPLMPALGVDTQWIPTSEIDDSTDFTRFDGIWVVPGAPYHALQGVHRAIRFAREAKTPLLGTCGGFYSAVLEYAQNVLHLAETAELGNDLGPIEKLIIPPTCTADNTNRVSLFLREGSRLSELYGGRTEIEEILQCDYGMVQEFLDAATQGDVRFSGWDKGDAPRALEITDHPFFMACLFQPELSSTPGAVHPIVAGFLTAIYTAADLAAPDFTKPVAGAPSVDLEGYERILNSVRNDPRTRAAFANGSTFSQIDIDAGLRAVTRASSDGDIRLLAVQNVSAQPRTFTPDACLPQAQQWGTPIMFLSGAMESGTTEADALACTLEPGAVAWLGVFPADSGTVPPGFTALTGQGTA